Below is a window of Pseudodesulfovibrio sp. 5S69 DNA.
ATTGCATAAGGAGTCTATACAAATCCCGGAAGCAGAACCTAAATCAAAACGAGGAAACGTGCAACTGTAACATATTAATAACTTTTGTCAAATTTGTAAATCGCTAAAATCAGGCACGACAAAAGACCCTCTAGCCCCCACGAATGACAGGAGAATCAAATTCTCTCCATCATGGAAGGCCGATTCAAATCAGGCTACAAAATGGTGGGATCAGGGGTGTCAGGCGGCAAAAATATCGGTTTTGATTGCCAATCGTGACGCGGCCGCCAGAAAATCGGCCGGGGAAACCCCATACTGGCGGCAATATTTCTCGATTCGGGCCAGAAGATGAACATGCATGACCATTTCGAACTCCTCGAAGTCGCTCCCATCCCCTTCAACCGATATATTGATCGCTTTC
It encodes the following:
- a CDS encoding type II toxin-antitoxin system HicB family antitoxin; amino-acid sequence: MTFPDFPECTSFGEDLDEAVDNAHEALAMFLEDRLQGGELLPDPSKKKVLLAQPENEGKKAINISVEGDGSDFEEFEMVMHVHLLARIEKYCRQYGVSPADFLAAASRLAIKTDIFAA